In the Halorussus salinus genome, CGCCGAAGTCCTCGGAGATGTCGCTGGCAATCTCACCGATTCGTTCTGCGATTTCGTCGGTGAGTAGGTCTGCGCGGTACTTCGTGACGGTCACGAAGTGATATTGGAGCGCGTAGACCGTGTGCGATCCAGTTTCGAGGTTGTACTTCATTTGGCCGTACTGATTTATATACACCCAATTCTAATAAAGGTTCGTTGTCGTGGGGTATTCGGCCTGCAACCGACTGTGGTTCGTGTAGGAGTTGTCGGCTTCACGCCCGCCCTAAAGGGCGGGATTCTCGCCTTGAAAAAAGATAGGCCGCGGGAACCGGCGACGCTCGCTTACCGCTCGTCCACCAGCGGCAGGTCCCCGAGTTGGTCCTCGACCATCGCGGCGATGTCGGCGCTTCGGTCCGAATGCTCCCGCGCGAGGTCGTGAGACTCCGCGACGCCCTCGGGGTCGGCGACCGGGACCATCCGGAGCGTCGTGCCCTCGGGACCGACCTCCGCGAGGAGGTACGCCTGCGGGAACGACGAGAGCGCGGGGCAGACCGTCCCTCGCACGTCGCCGGAGATGGCGGCGGGAAGGTGGACGTGGCCCGAGAGGTGGAGCGCGTCGTGGTCGGCGAGGGCGTCTACGAACGCGGGCGCGTCGCCGACCGGCGGGTGGGGCGCGTAGTGGCTCTCGTCCAAGTGCGATTCCAGCCCCGGCGGGTTGTGATGCGAGACCACGAGCGCGGCGTCGGTCTCGGGGAGCGTGGCTTCGAGCCACGCGAGTTGGTCGTCGGAAATCGCGCCGTCGTGAGTCGCGTCGAGTTCCCCGTCGGGCGTCGAGGCCGAGTTCAGCCCCAGCACGTCCACGCCGCCGAGTTCGGTC is a window encoding:
- a CDS encoding transposase; amino-acid sequence: MKYNLETGSHTVYALQYHFVTVTKYRADLLTDEIAERIGEIASDISEDFG
- a CDS encoding metallophosphoesterase family protein: MTEGSGVQKRRPASVEPTDTDQSDAEWADLSARATPTTLARFAAPRAQDRTTLAVFSDPHLSTAKEGTWKVFHRTEARLRAAVADANDRGVDGVLLAGDLTEDGRPEDFDAAADVLADLDAPFVAVPGNHDVPKSFDAHDTPPVSEFEERFAPASFPFRTELGGVDVLGLNSASTPDGELDATHDGAISDDQLAWLEATLPETDAALVVSHHNPPGLESHLDESHYAPHPPVGDAPAFVDALADHDALHLSGHVHLPAAISGDVRGTVCPALSSFPQAYLLAEVGPEGTTLRMVPVADPEGVAESHDLAREHSDRSADIAAMVEDQLGDLPLVDER